In one window of Pseudomonas putida DNA:
- a CDS encoding LysR family transcriptional regulator translates to MEYELQDIRSFVKIAELGSFHEAAEVLHLSQPALSRRIKKLEDGLGTPLLERTTRRVGLTSVGRDFLPKARRLLDDFEDSILSIRELAERQTGQVTLACIPTAAFYFLPSVIRLYNEQYPKIRIRLLDLSANDGLEAVLRGEADFGINMMSGQHPDIEFVPLVQEQFVLACRRDHVLAGRVSVSWTELAEHRLIGVGRLSGNRMLLDHALSGLGLRPKWFYEVQHLSTSLGMVEAGLGVSAMPSLAMPAADHPTLVSVPLIEPEVTRTLGLVYRRGASLSPAAEKFVSILLEQWPNV, encoded by the coding sequence ATGGAATATGAGCTTCAAGACATACGATCTTTCGTGAAAATCGCCGAACTGGGCAGTTTCCACGAGGCAGCAGAGGTTTTGCACTTGTCGCAGCCAGCCTTGAGCCGCCGCATCAAGAAGCTTGAGGACGGCCTTGGGACACCCCTGCTCGAACGCACCACGCGGCGCGTCGGACTGACCAGTGTCGGGCGTGACTTTCTACCCAAGGCCCGGCGCCTGCTGGACGATTTCGAGGATTCGATCCTGAGCATTCGCGAGCTGGCCGAGCGCCAGACCGGGCAGGTAACTTTGGCCTGCATCCCCACCGCAGCGTTCTACTTCCTGCCCTCGGTCATTCGCCTCTACAACGAACAGTACCCCAAGATTCGCATTCGCCTGCTCGACCTCAGTGCGAACGACGGGCTCGAGGCGGTGCTGCGTGGCGAGGCCGATTTCGGGATCAACATGATGAGCGGGCAGCACCCGGACATCGAGTTCGTTCCACTGGTGCAGGAGCAGTTCGTGCTGGCCTGTCGGCGCGACCATGTGCTGGCTGGGCGCGTGTCGGTGAGCTGGACGGAACTGGCCGAGCACCGGCTGATCGGGGTAGGGCGGCTCAGCGGCAACCGCATGCTGCTCGACCACGCGCTGTCGGGATTGGGGCTGCGGCCAAAGTGGTTCTACGAGGTACAGCATCTGTCGACCTCGCTGGGCATGGTCGAGGCCGGGTTGGGGGTGTCGGCGATGCCGAGCCTGGCGATGCCGGCGGCGGATCACCCGACCCTGGTCAGCGTGCCGCTGATCGAGCCCGAGGTGACCCGCACGCTGGGCCTTGTGTATCGCCGCGGCGCTTCATTGTCGCCAGCGGCGGAGAAATTCGTCTCGATCCTGCTGGAGCAGTGGCCGAACGTGTGA
- a CDS encoding LysR family transcriptional regulator, producing MSDRLLNDRLDWNLLRTFRVIGQELSISRAAARLHLTQPAVSQALKRLEEQLGRQLIARRGPRFVLTETGEQLFQLAGEVYGQMSQIGGLLEQPADEVVGKVRLLMISRIVSERFDDFLADFHRQHPRVELEIDVMRSSDIVAALQEKTATAALSLNRRAQPRLEQRLFLRQRYAFFCGKHHALFGAQEGDLQRENFVSFTSDQIGGMLSPLTIFRDQQGFSGRIVASSPSLEEVRRLVIAGFGIGCLPEHVVAADVQAGLLWKLAPHEGIADVDIHLLWNREQRLSRAEGVFIEALQRCLEV from the coding sequence ATGTCCGACCGCCTGCTCAACGACCGCCTCGACTGGAACCTGCTGCGCACCTTCCGCGTGATCGGCCAGGAACTCTCCATCAGCCGCGCAGCCGCTCGCCTGCACCTTACGCAACCTGCCGTGAGCCAGGCGCTCAAGCGCCTGGAAGAACAACTCGGCCGCCAGCTCATCGCCCGCCGCGGCCCACGCTTCGTGCTTACCGAAACGGGCGAGCAACTGTTCCAGCTCGCAGGCGAGGTGTATGGGCAGATGTCGCAGATCGGTGGGCTGCTGGAGCAGCCTGCTGACGAAGTGGTGGGCAAGGTGCGCCTGCTGATGATCAGCCGTATCGTCAGTGAGCGCTTCGACGACTTTCTCGCCGACTTTCATCGCCAGCACCCACGGGTGGAGTTGGAAATCGACGTCATGCGCAGCTCCGACATCGTCGCCGCCCTGCAGGAAAAGACCGCCACCGCAGCCCTGAGCCTCAACCGCCGTGCTCAACCGCGCCTGGAGCAACGCCTGTTCCTGCGCCAGCGCTATGCCTTCTTCTGCGGCAAGCACCATGCGCTGTTCGGCGCCCAGGAAGGCGACCTGCAACGGGAGAATTTCGTCAGTTTCACCAGCGACCAGATTGGCGGCATGCTCTCGCCATTGACCATCTTCCGCGACCAGCAAGGGTTTTCCGGCAGGATCGTCGCGTCCTCCCCGAGCCTTGAAGAAGTGCGTCGGCTGGTGATCGCAGGGTTCGGTATAGGGTGCCTGCCCGAGCATGTGGTGGCCGCCGATGTGCAGGCCGGGCTGCTATGGAAGCTGGCGCCGCATGAAGGGATTGCCGACGTGGATATCCACCTGCTGTGGAACCGCGAGCAGCGCTTGAGTCGGGCAGAGGGGGTGTTTATCGAGGCGTTGCAGCGGTGTCTGGAGGTGTGA
- the dctA gene encoding C4-dicarboxylate transporter DctA, with product MKLMKSLYFQILCAVLLGVVVGHFWGQQAVALKPLGDAFIKLIKMMIAPVVFCTIVTGIAGMTDRRSLGRLMSKTLLLFLVLTVVSLIIGLVAVYLFRPGVGMNIDPATLSTAGLSQYTTSAAKLGVVDFFMHIIPETFIGAFDKGEVLPVLFIAVLCGFALSAMGESARPVLEVLESASQMVFRIFGYLMRFAPIGAFGALAFTVGQYGITSLGALAKLIGTLYIACAFFVMVVLGGICRAHGFSLWKLLRYLREEFLVVLGTSSTEPVLPRMLEKLQALGCKKGVVGLVLPTGYSFNLDGTAIYLSLAAVFIAQACNIDLSLGQILTMLAIMLLSSKGAAGVTGSGFVALASTLTVIHDIPLAGLALLIGIDRFMSEARALTSLASNAVATVVISLSENACDRETLMRTLASGKADTPAEQAWQPTQAATPPHRTH from the coding sequence ATGAAACTCATGAAATCGCTGTACTTTCAGATTCTCTGCGCCGTCCTGCTAGGCGTGGTGGTCGGCCACTTCTGGGGGCAACAGGCCGTTGCGCTCAAGCCGCTGGGCGATGCCTTCATCAAGCTGATCAAGATGATGATCGCGCCCGTGGTGTTCTGCACCATCGTCACCGGCATCGCCGGCATGACCGACCGCCGTTCGCTGGGTCGGTTGATGAGCAAGACCTTGTTGCTGTTCCTGGTGTTGACCGTGGTCAGCCTGATCATCGGCCTGGTCGCGGTGTACCTGTTCCGTCCAGGCGTGGGCATGAACATCGACCCAGCAACGCTCAGTACTGCGGGCCTCAGCCAATACACCACCTCCGCCGCCAAACTGGGCGTGGTGGACTTCTTCATGCATATCATCCCCGAGACCTTCATCGGTGCCTTCGACAAAGGCGAAGTACTGCCGGTGCTGTTCATCGCCGTGCTCTGCGGTTTCGCCCTCTCAGCCATGGGCGAATCCGCAAGGCCGGTGCTGGAGGTGCTGGAGTCCGCGTCGCAGATGGTGTTCCGCATCTTTGGCTACCTGATGCGCTTCGCCCCGATCGGTGCCTTCGGCGCACTGGCCTTCACCGTCGGCCAGTACGGCATCACCTCGCTCGGTGCCTTGGCCAAGCTGATCGGCACCTTGTACATCGCCTGCGCCTTCTTCGTCATGGTGGTGCTGGGCGGCATCTGCCGGGCGCATGGCTTCAGCCTGTGGAAGCTGCTGCGCTACCTGCGCGAAGAGTTCCTGGTGGTGTTGGGGACCTCGTCCACAGAGCCGGTGCTGCCACGCATGCTGGAAAAGCTCCAGGCTCTGGGCTGCAAGAAAGGCGTGGTGGGCCTGGTGCTACCGACCGGCTACTCGTTCAACCTCGACGGCACCGCGATCTACCTGTCGCTGGCCGCGGTGTTCATCGCCCAGGCCTGCAACATCGACCTGAGCCTCGGCCAGATCCTGACCATGCTGGCGATCATGCTGCTGTCGTCCAAAGGGGCTGCAGGTGTTACCGGCAGCGGTTTCGTCGCCTTGGCTTCGACCCTCACGGTCATCCACGACATCCCGCTGGCCGGCCTTGCACTGCTGATCGGTATCGACCGTTTCATGTCCGAGGCGCGAGCCCTCACCAGCCTGGCGAGCAACGCGGTGGCCACCGTGGTCATTTCATTGTCAGAGAACGCCTGCGACCGTGAAACGCTCATGCGCACCCTGGCCAGCGGCAAAGCCGACACCCCGGCCGAGCAGGCCTGGCAGCCTACCCAGGCTGCAACCCCACCCCATCGTACTCACTGA
- a CDS encoding MFS transporter, producing the protein MQPSASPQPRRAAAAAFIGTMIEWYDFYIYATAAALVFGALFFPSDNSLFSTMAAFGTFAVGFFARPLGGIVFGHVGDRIGRKKSLVITLLMMGVVTIGIGLLPTYAQIGATAPVLLILLRIVQGIAVGGEWGGAVLMAGEHAPKGRRTFFASFAQLGSPAGLILSLLAFGAVTRLPEEDLMSWGWRLPFLASALLLLVGLAIRLGVNESPEFIASREQALKAQRKEQAPVLEVLRTAWRPLLLCIGANTLGIAGVYFTNTFMISYTTQQLHLERALILECLFFVAIIQFCVQPVAAWLSEKLGATRFLALMALLAMASPYPMFVLVSSGQGPLIVLGIALAAACMASFYAVIAGFVSGMFPTRVRYTAISLAYQVCGAIAGGLTPLIGTWLAHQFSGHWWPMALFYTLIASISLVCVLALARQYAHSQRLELA; encoded by the coding sequence ATGCAGCCTTCCGCTTCGCCCCAGCCACGTCGGGCCGCGGCCGCCGCGTTCATCGGCACCATGATCGAATGGTACGACTTCTACATCTACGCCACTGCCGCCGCGCTGGTGTTCGGTGCCTTGTTCTTTCCTTCCGACAACAGCCTGTTCAGCACCATGGCGGCCTTCGGCACCTTCGCCGTGGGCTTTTTCGCCCGGCCATTGGGCGGCATCGTGTTCGGCCATGTGGGTGACCGCATCGGGCGCAAGAAATCCCTGGTCATCACCCTGCTGATGATGGGCGTCGTCACCATCGGTATCGGCCTGCTGCCGACCTATGCACAGATCGGCGCCACCGCACCGGTGCTGCTGATCCTGCTGCGTATCGTCCAGGGCATCGCCGTGGGTGGCGAGTGGGGCGGGGCGGTGTTGATGGCAGGCGAGCATGCGCCCAAGGGCCGACGTACCTTTTTCGCATCGTTCGCCCAGCTGGGCAGCCCGGCCGGCTTGATCCTCTCGCTGCTGGCCTTTGGCGCCGTCACCCGCCTTCCGGAAGAAGACCTGATGAGCTGGGGCTGGCGCCTGCCGTTCCTGGCCAGTGCGTTGCTGCTGCTGGTGGGCCTGGCGATTCGCCTGGGGGTCAACGAGTCGCCGGAATTCATCGCCAGCCGCGAGCAGGCGCTCAAGGCCCAGCGCAAGGAGCAGGCGCCGGTGCTGGAGGTGCTGCGTACCGCCTGGCGTCCGCTGTTGCTGTGCATCGGTGCCAATACGCTGGGCATCGCCGGCGTCTACTTCACCAACACCTTCATGATCAGTTACACCACCCAGCAGCTGCACCTGGAGCGCGCGCTGATCCTTGAGTGCCTGTTCTTCGTGGCGATCATCCAGTTCTGCGTGCAGCCGGTTGCGGCCTGGCTGTCGGAGAAGCTCGGCGCCACCCGCTTCCTTGCCCTGATGGCGCTGCTGGCGATGGCTTCGCCCTACCCGATGTTCGTGCTGGTCAGCTCCGGGCAGGGGCCGCTGATCGTGCTCGGTATCGCCCTGGCGGCGGCTTGCATGGCGTCGTTCTACGCGGTGATTGCCGGCTTCGTCAGCGGCATGTTCCCGACGCGGGTGCGCTACACCGCGATTTCCCTGGCCTACCAGGTGTGCGGCGCCATCGCCGGTGGCCTGACGCCGTTGATCGGCACCTGGCTTGCCCATCAGTTCAGCGGCCACTGGTGGCCGATGGCGCTGTTCTACACCTTGATCGCCAGCATCTCGCTGGTCTGTGTACTGGCCCTGGCCCGCCAGTATGCCCACAGCCAGCGCCTCGAGCTGGCCTGA
- a CDS encoding 4-oxalomesaconate tautomerase, with product MQRIPCVLMRGGTSKGPFFHAWDLPSNIVERDEMLIALMGSGHELEIDGIGGGSPQTSKVAIISPSLHADADVDYLFVQVMVAERRVDTAPNCGNMLCAVGPFAIEQGLVKGSDGQTLVRIRNLNTGTFVNSLVQTPGGIVRYEGRTAIDGVPGTAAPVHLTFLDAVGSKTGSLFPTGQSQQVIDGVPVTCIDMAMPMMIVDARHLGLEGSESPAQLDADAKLLKRLEALRLKAGRAMGLGDVSNMVIPKPVVVSAPRFDGTLQVRYFMPHSCHRALAITGAIGLATACVSPGTVIGDLLGEQALTLREVRLEHPSGAIDIALSRSGADGQTLQASVVRTARRLFSGFVYAPSTRRLAG from the coding sequence ATGCAACGAATTCCTTGTGTGCTGATGCGCGGCGGGACCTCCAAGGGCCCCTTCTTCCATGCCTGGGACTTGCCGTCCAATATCGTCGAGCGCGACGAGATGCTGATCGCCCTGATGGGCTCGGGCCATGAACTGGAAATCGATGGCATTGGCGGCGGCAGCCCGCAGACCAGTAAGGTTGCGATCATCAGCCCCTCACTGCACGCCGATGCCGATGTCGATTATCTGTTCGTGCAGGTGATGGTCGCCGAGCGCCGTGTCGATACTGCACCCAACTGCGGCAACATGCTTTGCGCGGTCGGCCCCTTCGCCATCGAACAAGGGCTGGTCAAGGGCAGCGACGGCCAGACACTGGTCCGCATCCGCAACCTCAATACCGGCACATTCGTTAACTCGCTGGTACAGACGCCTGGCGGGATCGTGCGCTACGAGGGCCGTACCGCCATCGACGGCGTTCCTGGGACTGCGGCCCCTGTGCACCTGACATTCCTCGATGCCGTCGGCAGCAAGACCGGCAGCCTGTTCCCCACTGGCCAGTCCCAGCAGGTAATCGATGGCGTACCGGTCACCTGTATCGACATGGCCATGCCGATGATGATCGTCGACGCCCGTCACCTGGGGCTTGAGGGCAGCGAGAGCCCGGCTCAACTGGACGCCGATGCAAAGCTGCTCAAACGCCTCGAAGCCCTGCGGCTGAAGGCCGGCCGGGCCATGGGCCTGGGAGATGTAAGCAACATGGTGATCCCGAAGCCGGTCGTGGTATCCGCACCACGCTTCGATGGCACTCTGCAGGTTCGCTACTTCATGCCGCACAGCTGCCACCGGGCGCTGGCGATCACCGGTGCGATCGGACTGGCCACTGCCTGTGTCAGCCCCGGCACAGTGATCGGCGACCTGCTCGGTGAACAGGCCCTGACCCTGCGTGAGGTACGTCTGGAGCATCCAAGCGGGGCCATCGACATCGCCCTGTCGCGCTCCGGTGCCGATGGCCAGACACTGCAAGCCTCGGTGGTACGCACCGCACGCCGATTGTTCTCGGGGTTCGTCTACGCACCGTCCACGCGGCGACTCGCGGGCTAA
- a CDS encoding cyclase family protein, giving the protein MKAFKPLLLATALAATAHSALAADWQASPYGAQDEIGAANLLTPDVVKQAAELIKTGKTYPLAVPVSKDLPAFRHRSFHLYNIQPGEQAGQTLGRNKFTFNDELVNGWTGVGTQLNGIGHIGIDNVYYNGNKAADFVTVEGVTKLGIEKAPPMVTRGVVLDMTAHYGQAIVPGGTAFTVADIQAVLKKQHITLRKGDVVLFNTGWLELIGKDNAQFLATEPGIDLPAAQWLADQGIVAFGGDTWASEVYPNPTGEEFPVNQFMLAKRGIYNLELIDTRALVKDKAFEFMFVLGQPLYKGSTQVNINPVAIR; this is encoded by the coding sequence ATGAAAGCGTTCAAACCCCTGCTCCTGGCCACCGCACTGGCCGCCACTGCGCACAGTGCACTGGCCGCCGACTGGCAAGCCTCGCCTTATGGCGCGCAGGATGAAATCGGCGCGGCCAACCTACTCACCCCCGACGTGGTCAAGCAGGCCGCCGAGTTGATCAAGACCGGCAAGACCTACCCCCTTGCCGTGCCGGTGAGCAAGGACCTGCCAGCCTTTCGCCACCGCAGCTTCCACCTCTACAACATCCAGCCCGGCGAACAGGCCGGCCAGACCCTCGGTCGCAACAAGTTCACCTTCAACGATGAACTGGTCAATGGCTGGACCGGCGTCGGCACCCAGCTCAACGGCATCGGCCATATCGGCATCGACAACGTCTACTACAACGGCAACAAGGCCGCCGATTTCGTCACGGTCGAAGGCGTGACGAAGCTTGGGATCGAAAAGGCACCGCCGATGGTGACCCGCGGCGTGGTGCTGGACATGACCGCACACTACGGCCAGGCCATCGTTCCCGGCGGCACCGCGTTCACCGTCGCCGACATCCAGGCCGTGCTGAAAAAGCAGCACATCACCCTGCGCAAAGGCGATGTGGTGCTGTTCAACACCGGCTGGCTGGAATTGATCGGCAAGGATAACGCACAGTTTCTCGCCACCGAGCCCGGCATCGACCTGCCGGCTGCGCAATGGCTGGCCGACCAGGGCATCGTCGCCTTCGGCGGTGATACCTGGGCCTCGGAGGTGTATCCGAACCCCACGGGCGAAGAGTTCCCGGTCAACCAGTTCATGCTGGCCAAGCGCGGGATCTACAACCTCGAGCTGATCGACACTCGAGCGCTGGTCAAGGACAAGGCCTTCGAGTTCATGTTCGTGCTTGGCCAGCCGCTCTACAAAGGCTCGACCCAGGTGAACATCAACCCGGTGGCGATTCGCTGA
- a CDS encoding CitMHS family transporter, which translates to MLALLGLVMVVTFTYLIMSKRLSPIVALTVVPIVFAIIGGFAPDLGKMMLDGLKMVAPSAALLLFAILFFGLMIDAGLFDPLIRKILKRVNGDPIKIAIGTALLSLLVALDGDGTTTYMITCAAMLPLYKRIGMNPMILATISMLSLSIMSGMSPWGGPATRAIAALGLDATEYFIPMLPTVIGGAAWVVFTAFLLGRAERRRIGNVALESGGGNCYIKEILGDNPHKRPRLAYVNLVLVIIVMSALVMGLMHAAILFMIGFVAALMINYPQLEVQKARILAHSGNAMTVVLLVFAAGIFAGIFSGTKMVDALAQTLVDWIPEAWSHWFPLVVALTSMPLTFVLSNDAYYFGVVPILANAAAAYGIDPVEIARASVLGQPVHLMSPLVASTLLLVGMVDRDIGDFQKATVKWAVLTSLVITALALLTGALSFFV; encoded by the coding sequence ATGCTTGCACTCCTTGGCCTGGTCATGGTGGTGACCTTCACCTACCTGATCATGAGCAAACGCCTGTCACCGATCGTCGCACTCACCGTGGTGCCGATCGTCTTCGCGATCATCGGCGGCTTCGCCCCGGACCTGGGCAAGATGATGCTCGACGGCCTGAAAATGGTCGCACCATCGGCCGCCCTGTTACTGTTCGCCATCCTGTTCTTCGGCCTGATGATCGATGCCGGCCTGTTCGATCCGCTGATTCGCAAGATCCTCAAGCGGGTCAATGGTGACCCGATCAAGATCGCCATCGGCACCGCGCTGCTGTCGTTGCTGGTGGCCCTCGACGGCGACGGCACCACCACCTACATGATCACCTGCGCGGCGATGCTGCCGCTTTACAAGCGCATCGGCATGAACCCGATGATCCTCGCCACCATTTCCATGCTGTCGCTGAGCATCATGAGCGGCATGAGCCCCTGGGGCGGCCCGGCGACCCGCGCCATCGCCGCACTTGGCCTGGATGCGACCGAATACTTCATCCCGATGCTGCCGACGGTGATCGGAGGTGCCGCCTGGGTGGTATTCACCGCGTTCCTGCTCGGTCGTGCCGAACGCCGACGCATCGGCAACGTGGCGCTGGAGTCCGGGGGCGGCAACTGCTACATCAAGGAGATCCTCGGCGATAACCCGCACAAGCGCCCACGCCTGGCCTACGTCAACCTGGTGCTGGTCATCATCGTGATGAGCGCCCTGGTCATGGGCCTGATGCACGCCGCGATCCTGTTCATGATTGGCTTCGTCGCCGCACTGATGATCAACTACCCGCAGCTCGAGGTGCAGAAAGCACGCATCCTCGCTCACTCCGGCAACGCCATGACCGTGGTGCTGCTGGTGTTCGCAGCGGGCATCTTCGCCGGCATCTTCTCCGGCACCAAGATGGTCGATGCGCTGGCCCAGACGTTGGTGGACTGGATCCCGGAGGCCTGGAGCCACTGGTTCCCGCTGGTGGTGGCGCTGACCAGCATGCCGCTGACCTTCGTGCTCTCCAACGATGCCTACTACTTCGGTGTGGTGCCGATCCTGGCCAACGCTGCGGCAGCCTACGGCATCGATCCGGTGGAGATCGCCCGGGCCTCGGTACTCGGCCAACCGGTGCACCTGATGAGCCCACTGGTGGCTTCGACCCTGCTGCTGGTGGGCATGGTCGACCGCGACATCGGCGACTTCCAGAAGGCCACGGTGAAATGGGCGGTGCTGACCTCACTGGTGATCACCGCACTGGCGCTACTCACCGGCGCCCTGTCGTTCTTCGTCTGA